The genomic stretch AGCAGATGCGCTACCAAGCTGCGCTACATCCCGTCAATCTCAATCTTAACCCAGTGATGCTTGAGATTTGGTAAAGTTCCAGCAAAAGGTTTGGGAATACCCCTAGGATGCAAATGGAGCTTGAAGGAGTTGCCAATGGCTGTACTCGCTGCGACCACGATTGACAGTATTCGCGCCTGGGAGGTGCTCGATTCGCGGGGGCGTCCGACGCTGGCGGTGCAGGTGAATTTGGCCGATGGGGACGTGGGAGTGGCCATGGTGCCGAGTGGAGCCTCGACTGGGACGTTTGAAGCGCACGAACTGCGCGACGGGGACCCGCAACGCTACGGTGGGGCTGGGGTGCTCAAGGCGGT from Pseudanabaenaceae cyanobacterium SKYG29 encodes the following:
- the eno gene encoding phosphopyruvate hydratase (catalyzes the formation of phosphoenolpyruvate from 2-phospho-D-glycerate in glycolysis), with product MAVLAATTIDSIRAWEVLDSRGRPTLAVQVNLADGDVGVAMVPSGASTGTFEAHELRDGDPQRYGGAGVLKAV